A region of Anolis sagrei isolate rAnoSag1 chromosome 2, rAnoSag1.mat, whole genome shotgun sequence DNA encodes the following proteins:
- the LOC132769071 gene encoding bromodomain-containing protein 8-like, translating into MGHVWTWLESKEEFFTESEKSSSYQSFCSSPDSSLDLELQWRSWREVEKTDEEDLEESSSQEENGRSEIGDIAACEKVSMKDQEEAEKCKEEVVLQFISEVAHLMEPLCIGGTNLTQSPRALDTAGEKNGKGGLTHKEDTKEFLAHIQEEEEVAVENIEEQVEDSDFHMSYGNDDTSPCGTSQMSSPSTSTSSLPLFSGPFLKAVSERQAPGYNEVVKRPMDLSSIKRNLSKGQIQNMIELQRDLMLMFQNAIMYNSSNHHIHRIAVEMQREVLEQLQMLGEVLLCSEEMQGFLRGVEDPDY; encoded by the exons ATGGGTCATGTGTGGACCTGGCTAGAGTCCAAAGAGGAATTCTTTACCGAATCTGAGAAAAGCAGCAGTTACCAATCCTTTTGCAGTTCTCCGGATTCTAGCTTAGATCTTGAATTGCAATGGCGAAGTTGGAGAGAAGTGGAAAAAACAGATGAGGAGGACTTAGAGGAAAGCAGCAGCCAAGAAGAGAATGGCAGGTCAGAAATTGGTGACATTGCAGCATGTGAAAAAGTCAGCATGAAGGACCAAGAAGAAGCTGAGAAGTGCAAGGAGGAAGTTGTCTTGCAATTCATATCAGAG GTGGCACATTTGATGGAACCACTGTGCATTGGTGGCACAAATCTGACACAAAGTCCTCGTGCTCTTGATACCGCTGGTGAGAAGAATGGGAAAGGAGGCCTGACTCACAAAGAAGACACAAAGGAATTTCTAGCCCACATACAGGAAGAA GAGGAGGTGGCTGTGGAAAACATTGAAGAGCAAGTTGAGGACAGTGACTTCCACATGAGTTACGGAAACGATGACACCAGTCCCTGTGGAACCTCCCAGATGAGCTCTCCTTCTACAAGTACATCCTCCTTGCCTTT ATTCAGTGGACCTTTCTTGAAGGCTGTTTCGGAGAGGCAGGCTCCTGGTTACAATGAAGTCGTGAAGAG GCCTATGGATCTTTCCTCCATAAAGAGGAACCTGTCCAAAGGCCAGATTCAAAACATGATTGAGTTGCAGCGGGATCTCATGCTGATGTTCCAGAATGCAATCATGTACAATAGTTCCAACCACCACATACACCGCATTGCTGTGGAGATGCAGCGAGAGGTCCTGGAGCAGCTCCAGATGCTGGGTGAGGTCCTGCTGTGCTCAGAAGAAATGCAAGGCTTCCTGAGAG gTGTTGAGGACCCGGACTACTAA